The following proteins come from a genomic window of Malus domestica chromosome 02, GDT2T_hap1:
- the LOC103405881 gene encoding 4-hydroxy-tetrahydrodipicolinate synthase, chloroplastic translates to MATLKSCSVCLRESALQLPRHHLSDNYKRRNTEWRCPRAAVIPNFHLPMRSFEVKNRTSVDDIKSIRLITAIKTPYLPDGRFDLEAYDALVNMQIENGAEGVIVGGTTGEGQLMSWDEHIMLIGHTINCYGGSIKVIGNTGSNSTREAIHATEQGFAVGMHAALHINPYYGKTSLEGLVAHLDSVLSMGPTIVYNVPSRTGQDIPPSVVHTLAQSPNFAGIKECVGTDRVQEYTGKKIVVWSGNDDECHDSRWSHGATGVISVTSNLVPGLMRQLMFGGKNPSLNAKIMPLVKWLFQEPNPIGLNTALAQLGVVRPVFRLPYVPLPLAKRVEFVNLIKQIGRENFVGEKDVRVLDDDEFILVSRY, encoded by the exons ATGGCTACGTTGAAGAGCTGCAGCGTGTGTTTGCGAGAGTCTGCTCTCCAGCTTCCGCGTCACCATCTTAGCGATAACTACAAGAG GCGGAATACAGAATGGAGGTGTCCACGGGCAGCTGTAATTCCCAATTTTCATCTGCCAATGCGTAGTTTTGAAGTTAAAAACAG GACATCGGTGGATGACATAAAGTCCATTAGGTTGATAACTGCCATCAAAACCCCATATCTACCAGATGGCAGATTTGATCTTGAAGCATACGATGCTTTGGTCAATATGCAGATTGAAAATGGAGCTGAAGGTGTGATTGTTGGTGGCACGACTGGTGAAGGCCAATTGATGAGCTGGGATGAGCATATAATGCTCATTGGCCACACGATCAACTGCTATGGTGGATCAATTAAGGTAATAGGAAACACAGGAAGTAATTCTACTAGAGAAGCAATTCATGCCACCGAACAGGGTTTTGCTGTTGGAATGCATGCTGCCCTTCACATCAATCCTTATTATGGGAAAACCTCCTTGGAGGGATTGGTTGCGCACCTCGATAGTGTTTTATCTATGGGACCCACAATTGTTTACAATGTGCCATCACGAACCGGCCAAGATATCCCTCCAAGCGTGGTTCACACGTTGGCACAAAGTCCTAACTTCGCAGGTATCAAGGAGTGTGTTGGAACTGATCGGGTTCAAGAGTACACTGGGAAGAAAATTGTGGTATGGAGTGGGAATGATGATGAGTGCCATGATTCTAGGTGGAGCCATGGAGCTACCGGAGTCATATCTGTTACTAGTAACTTGGTTCCAGGTTTAATGCGTCAGCTCATGTTTGGGGGGAAGAATCCGTCTCTGAATGCAAAAATTATGCCTCTGGTTAAGTGGCTTTTCCAAGAGCCAAATCCCATCGGCTTAAACACAGCACTTGCCCAACTTGGTGTTGTGAGGCCGGTCTTCAGGCTGCCATATGTACCTCTTCCTCTTGCAAAGAGGGTAGAGTTTGTGAACTTGATTAAGCAAATTGGGCGGGAGAATTTTGTCGGAGAAAAGGATGTCCGAGTTCTTGATGATGATGAGTTCATCTTAGTCAGTCGATATTGA